Proteins from a genomic interval of Sulfurospirillum oryzae:
- the cysS gene encoding cysteine--tRNA ligase, producing MFIYDSVVKKKLLFVPIKENEVKIYVCGPTVYDDAHLGHARSAIAFDLLRRVFTALGYRVTFVKNFTDIDDKIIHKMKESGKSLEEITSFYIERYKNEMHALHVNDADIEPKATETVLEIITFIDAMLGKKVAYATSDGIYFDTSKDHKYLSLSHRSIEEDATQARVEQKEEKKDQKDFALWKFSKANEPSYPAPFGVGRPGWHIECSAMIEKHLASSGAYQIDIHAGGADLLFPHHENEAAQTRCKSDQELAKYWMHNGFVTISGEKMSKSLGNSFFLKDALAIYSGEVLRFYLLATHYRANFNFAEEDLLNTKKRLDKLYRLKKRIFEITPSEVSSSFKELMLEALSDDLNISKALASLDEMISYANEMLDSNPKDKAFKAITHANLIWIESLLGIGLYNPYVYFQMGVSEAEKAEIEALIQERTEAKKAKDFAKADEIRSLLESKQIQLMDTATGTQWEKVN from the coding sequence ATGTTTATTTATGATTCAGTTGTGAAGAAAAAACTACTGTTTGTACCTATTAAGGAAAACGAAGTAAAGATTTATGTTTGTGGACCAACCGTCTATGATGATGCACACTTAGGACATGCCAGGAGTGCCATCGCTTTTGATCTTTTACGTCGTGTCTTTACAGCACTTGGTTATCGCGTGACTTTTGTAAAAAACTTTACTGACATTGATGACAAAATCATTCACAAAATGAAAGAGAGTGGCAAGTCACTTGAAGAGATCACCTCTTTTTATATCGAACGCTATAAAAACGAGATGCACGCTTTACATGTAAACGACGCAGACATTGAACCAAAGGCTACAGAAACGGTTTTGGAGATTATCACATTTATCGATGCAATGCTCGGTAAAAAGGTTGCGTATGCAACAAGCGATGGAATCTATTTTGATACTTCCAAAGATCATAAATACCTCTCTTTAAGTCATCGTTCTATTGAAGAAGATGCAACACAAGCAAGAGTAGAGCAAAAAGAAGAGAAGAAAGATCAAAAAGATTTTGCACTCTGGAAATTTTCCAAAGCGAATGAACCAAGTTACCCTGCTCCTTTTGGAGTGGGCCGTCCAGGGTGGCACATTGAGTGTTCAGCGATGATAGAAAAACATCTTGCAAGCAGTGGGGCGTATCAAATCGATATTCATGCAGGAGGTGCTGACCTTCTCTTTCCTCACCATGAAAATGAAGCGGCACAAACCAGATGTAAAAGCGATCAAGAGCTTGCCAAATACTGGATGCACAACGGATTTGTCACGATCAGTGGTGAAAAAATGAGTAAATCATTGGGCAATAGCTTTTTTCTTAAAGATGCTCTTGCTATCTATAGCGGAGAGGTGCTTCGATTTTACCTCCTTGCGACACATTATAGGGCTAACTTTAACTTTGCGGAAGAGGATCTTTTAAACACAAAAAAACGACTTGATAAACTCTACCGACTTAAAAAAAGAATTTTTGAAATCACGCCAAGTGAAGTTTCTTCAAGCTTTAAAGAACTCATGCTTGAAGCACTGAGTGATGATTTGAACATTTCAAAAGCACTGGCAAGCTTAGATGAAATGATCTCTTACGCCAATGAAATGCTCGATTCTAACCCTAAAGATAAAGCTTTTAAAGCCATCACTCATGCCAATCTGATCTGGATTGAATCGTTACTTGGTATCGGTCTCTACAATCCTTACGTCTATTTTCAAATGGGTGTTAGCGAGGCTGAAAAAGCAGAGATTGAAGCACTAATACAAGAGCGAACCGAGGCTAAAAAAGCGAAAGATTTCGCTAAAGCAGATGAAATTCGTTCCCTTCTTGAAAGCAAACAGATACAGCTAATGGATACAGCAACAGGTACGCAATGGGAAAAGGTGAATTAA
- the murJ gene encoding murein biosynthesis integral membrane protein MurJ: MLIKSFFTNSIGTLVSRIFGFIRDMLSASILGANIYSDIFFVAFKFPNLFRRIFAEGAFTQSFIPSFIKTPRKSLFTYTIFVRFLLFLIVFSLIVTLFSEFFAKIIAFGFDEETVALSAPFVAINFYYLPLIFCVTLFGSLLQYKHHFAVSAFSTALLNIGMIGALLLFQNYDRKTIVYALSYGVLVGGLMQVAIHVVALKKDNFLKLFVVAFKHRHKRDEALNEANKSFNRSFWHSIIGNSTPQIVSFVDTTLASFLVTGSISYLYYGNRIFQLPLALFAIALTTGIFPKITRLLKANNEEEASKLLSQGFWVLAFLLTTSTMGGYMLSYEIVKLLFEHGSFSHEDSLTTAWVLGMYMIGLIPFGLAKLFSLWLYAGMRQREAAIIAMYSLGSNLVFSFALIKPMGAAGLALAGSLAAYVLLFFTIRSFGARKFFAILYNKKLLILILVLLLEWGVLSWLKEIIHVYL, encoded by the coding sequence ATGCTTATTAAATCATTTTTTACAAACAGTATCGGAACCCTTGTCTCTCGTATATTTGGCTTTATTCGCGATATGCTGAGTGCTTCAATTTTAGGCGCAAACATCTATAGCGACATCTTTTTTGTGGCGTTTAAATTTCCTAATCTTTTCCGCCGTATCTTTGCAGAAGGTGCTTTTACACAGAGCTTCATCCCTAGCTTTATCAAAACACCACGTAAATCACTTTTTACGTATACTATTTTTGTACGCTTTCTACTTTTTCTAATCGTATTCTCTCTTATCGTCACCCTATTTAGCGAGTTTTTTGCAAAAATTATTGCTTTTGGATTTGATGAAGAGACCGTAGCACTCTCAGCACCTTTTGTTGCAATCAATTTTTACTATCTTCCCCTCATTTTTTGTGTCACGCTTTTTGGCTCACTCTTACAGTATAAACACCATTTTGCCGTCAGTGCTTTTTCTACGGCACTCCTTAATATTGGTATGATAGGAGCCCTTCTTCTGTTTCAAAATTATGATCGTAAAACCATTGTTTATGCTCTAAGTTACGGTGTTTTAGTGGGTGGGTTAATGCAAGTTGCCATCCATGTGGTTGCCCTAAAAAAAGATAACTTTTTAAAACTTTTTGTCGTTGCTTTTAAACATCGTCATAAAAGAGATGAAGCACTTAACGAAGCTAATAAAAGCTTTAATCGCTCCTTTTGGCACTCAATTATTGGTAATTCCACTCCTCAAATTGTCTCTTTTGTAGACACAACATTGGCAAGTTTTCTAGTGACAGGAAGTATCAGTTATCTCTACTATGGAAACCGTATTTTTCAGCTTCCTCTCGCTCTTTTTGCGATTGCCCTCACCACGGGTATTTTCCCAAAAATCACGAGATTACTTAAAGCGAACAACGAAGAAGAAGCATCAAAACTACTTTCTCAAGGCTTTTGGGTCTTGGCTTTTCTACTGACAACCTCTACGATGGGTGGTTACATGTTAAGTTACGAGATCGTCAAGCTTTTGTTTGAACACGGCTCTTTTTCACACGAAGATAGTCTAACGACCGCTTGGGTTTTGGGCATGTACATGATAGGATTAATTCCTTTTGGACTTGCAAAACTCTTCTCACTTTGGCTTTATGCAGGCATGAGACAAAGAGAAGCTGCCATTATCGCGATGTATTCACTCGGGTCAAACCTTGTCTTTTCATTTGCTCTTATCAAGCCTATGGGTGCAGCTGGACTTGCGCTTGCAGGCTCACTTGCGGCTTATGTTTTACTCTTTTTTACGATCCGATCCTTTGGTGCTCGAAAATTTTTCGCTATACTTTATAATAAAAAATTACTTATTTTGATTTTAGTGCTACTCCTTGAGTGGGGTGTGCTAAGTTGGTTAAAGGAAATAATTCATGTTTATTTATGA
- a CDS encoding quinone-dependent dihydroorotate dehydrogenase codes for MFDYYGLMKKFMFNFSPENAHHIAEFFFKNGANYTPFILQPIAEQFFIHDKRLEQELLGTTFLNPLGLGAGFDKNATMIKMLTALGFGHIEYGTITPEPQSGNAKPRLFRYVEQESIQNAMGFNNEGMYKVGKRLESLYPFATPLGANIGKNKTTSAENALKDYEKLIKRFKDLSDYLVINISSPNTPGLRDLQNEQFIKDLFVMAKELTCKPVLLKIAPDLAVSDALHVSSTALENGAAGIVATNTTIDYSLLPNAKDFGGISGKVLTEKSFAMFDALAKEFFGKTTLISVGGIDSADEAYRRLKAGASLIQIYTAFIFKGPSLNRAINQGILERMERDGFSHISEVIGSDRR; via the coding sequence ATGTTTGATTATTATGGCTTGATGAAAAAATTCATGTTTAATTTCTCGCCAGAGAATGCGCACCATATTGCAGAATTTTTCTTTAAAAATGGCGCAAACTATACACCTTTTATTCTCCAACCCATAGCAGAACAGTTTTTTATTCATGACAAACGCCTTGAACAAGAACTTTTGGGAACAACATTTTTAAATCCTCTAGGTCTTGGTGCAGGATTTGACAAAAATGCTACCATGATCAAAATGCTTACAGCCCTTGGATTTGGGCACATTGAGTATGGTACGATTACACCTGAGCCTCAAAGTGGCAATGCCAAACCAAGACTGTTTCGTTATGTTGAGCAAGAGTCCATTCAAAATGCTATGGGTTTTAACAATGAAGGCATGTACAAAGTCGGTAAGCGATTAGAATCACTCTACCCTTTTGCCACACCATTAGGTGCTAACATTGGTAAAAACAAAACAACATCAGCCGAAAATGCGCTTAAAGACTATGAAAAACTGATTAAGCGTTTTAAAGACTTGAGCGATTATTTGGTCATTAACATCTCTTCGCCTAACACACCAGGCCTTAGAGATTTACAAAATGAACAGTTTATTAAAGATCTTTTTGTGATGGCAAAAGAGCTTACATGTAAACCTGTTCTGCTTAAAATCGCACCTGATCTAGCGGTGTCTGATGCTTTACATGTAAGCTCAACTGCTCTTGAAAATGGTGCAGCGGGAATCGTGGCAACCAATACAACCATCGACTACTCTTTGCTTCCAAATGCAAAAGATTTTGGTGGCATTAGTGGTAAGGTGCTCACCGAAAAGAGCTTTGCGATGTTTGACGCACTTGCTAAAGAATTTTTTGGCAAAACAACATTGATTTCCGTTGGCGGTATTGATTCTGCGGATGAAGCGTATAGAAGACTCAAAGCAGGAGCGAGTTTGATTCAAATCTATACCGCATTTATTTTCAAAGGTCCTTCACTCAACCGTGCGATAAATCAAGGCATTTTAGAGCGTATGGAAAGAGATGGATTTAGTCATATTAGCGAAGTTATAGGAAGCGACAGGAGATGA
- a CDS encoding ABC transporter ATP-binding protein: MYSLKDVLKRFSPFFKDYIPYFILAIVGMGLSSGGTAYSAYLVKPLLDEIFIAKDKEMLQLLPYAIIAVYAIKEAGRYMQAYYTAYIGHDIIRRFRENILENLLKLDLSFFHEYRTGELISRNTNDVERVRTVVSNLIPEFLRETFTIFGLIGVVIYQSYELAFYALVVMPLAVYPLSILSKKMKKVSRQSQEKISDITAKLSEIFNNIEIIQANNAQAYEHELFQKDNERFFKLTMKSVKVNELVSPVMETLGSIGVAVVILVGGKEVIEGSMSVGAFFSFLTALFMLYTPIKRISGLYNRMQDALVASERIFFLLDQRPSIPSGTESLPQKINTISFNNVSLFYGEKQALNDVTLEAKAGEMIALIGDSGGGKSSLMNMLMRFYDPKSGTIQINGMDLKSFDLHDLRHNIAMVTQRVYIFHDSIAANVAYGKEIDEAKVIDALQKANAYEFVQSLSEGIYTHLDEFGTNLSGGQRQRIAIARAIYTNPQVLILDEATSALDTQSEQKITEAIENLIKDKITFVIAHRLSTIKKADKIALLKHGKICAIGSDEELLANSKEYLNLKGLQH, encoded by the coding sequence ATGTATAGCCTTAAAGATGTTTTAAAGCGTTTTTCTCCTTTTTTTAAAGATTACATACCTTATTTTATTTTGGCTATTGTTGGTATGGGACTTTCCAGTGGTGGTACGGCTTACTCTGCTTATCTTGTAAAACCTCTTTTAGATGAAATTTTTATTGCAAAAGATAAAGAGATGCTACAGCTTTTGCCTTATGCCATTATTGCCGTTTATGCGATCAAAGAGGCTGGTAGGTATATGCAAGCTTACTACACAGCTTATATTGGGCATGATATTATCAGACGTTTTCGTGAAAATATTTTAGAAAATCTTTTAAAACTTGACCTCTCATTTTTCCATGAATACCGAACAGGTGAACTTATTAGCCGTAATACGAACGACGTTGAACGTGTACGTACCGTTGTTTCCAATCTCATTCCTGAGTTTTTACGAGAAACATTTACTATTTTTGGTCTGATTGGTGTTGTGATTTATCAAAGTTATGAACTTGCTTTTTATGCGCTGGTCGTTATGCCTTTGGCTGTTTATCCTTTGAGTATTCTCTCTAAAAAAATGAAGAAAGTTTCACGCCAATCACAAGAAAAAATATCTGATATTACGGCAAAACTAAGTGAAATTTTCAATAACATTGAAATTATTCAAGCCAATAATGCCCAAGCTTATGAGCATGAACTTTTTCAAAAAGATAATGAACGCTTTTTTAAACTCACCATGAAATCGGTTAAAGTCAACGAACTTGTTAGCCCGGTCATGGAAACATTGGGTTCTATCGGCGTTGCTGTTGTTATTTTAGTGGGCGGTAAAGAGGTTATAGAAGGAAGCATGAGTGTAGGTGCATTTTTCTCTTTTTTAACAGCCCTTTTTATGCTTTATACCCCAATTAAGAGAATTTCTGGTCTTTACAATCGAATGCAAGACGCCTTAGTGGCAAGTGAGCGTATTTTCTTCTTGCTGGATCAACGACCTTCTATTCCATCGGGAACAGAATCTTTACCTCAAAAAATCAATACGATCTCTTTTAACAATGTTTCACTGTTTTATGGAGAGAAACAAGCTTTAAATGATGTAACACTTGAAGCGAAAGCAGGCGAAATGATCGCTCTCATCGGTGATAGCGGTGGTGGTAAAAGTTCTTTAATGAATATGCTGATGCGCTTTTACGATCCAAAATCTGGCACTATACAAATTAATGGTATGGATCTAAAATCATTTGATCTGCACGATTTGCGTCACAATATTGCGATGGTAACCCAACGCGTCTATATTTTTCACGATAGCATTGCAGCAAACGTTGCTTATGGCAAAGAGATTGATGAGGCTAAAGTCATTGATGCATTGCAAAAAGCCAATGCGTATGAATTTGTACAAAGCCTAAGTGAGGGAATTTACACGCATTTAGATGAATTTGGAACCAATCTCTCAGGCGGACAAAGGCAACGCATTGCCATAGCACGCGCGATTTACACTAATCCACAAGTGCTTATTTTAGATGAAGCCACTTCTGCACTAGACACACAAAGTGAACAAAAAATTACCGAAGCGATTGAAAATCTCATCAAAGATAAAATCACTTTTGTCATTGCACACCGTCTGAGCACCATCAAAAAAGCAGATAAAATCGCGCTTCTTAAACATGGCAAAATTTGTGCTATTGGAAGCGATGAAGAGTTACTCGCAAACTCCAAAGAGTATCTTAATCTCAAAGGCTTACAGCACTAG
- a CDS encoding alpha/beta fold hydrolase, which produces MAKKEIVFQNSNYSLSYEILNFGKPQTILFLHGWGSNKEIMKQAFGQTFSSYQHLYLDLPGFGHSSIEAVIDTGTYSDIVHVFLKALHVKPFMVVGHSFGGKVATLLKPEVLVLLSSAGIVAPKSFKVKAKIALFKMLKPFFPKSFYRFFATKDVDGMSQTMYEILKRVVNEDFSEQFLTCKAKTFIFWGKNDAATPLASGEKMHTLITGSHFFPLEGDHFFFLKQNKQIEKTLLEIGF; this is translated from the coding sequence ATGGCTAAGAAAGAGATTGTATTTCAAAATAGTAACTATTCACTCTCTTATGAGATCCTCAACTTTGGGAAACCTCAAACAATCCTCTTTTTGCACGGATGGGGAAGTAACAAAGAGATTATGAAACAAGCGTTCGGGCAGACGTTTTCTTCGTATCAACATCTTTATCTTGACCTTCCTGGTTTTGGGCACTCTTCGATTGAAGCTGTCATCGATACTGGAACTTACTCTGATATTGTTCATGTCTTTTTGAAGGCGTTACATGTAAAACCTTTTATGGTTGTTGGTCACTCCTTTGGAGGCAAAGTTGCGACGCTTTTAAAACCTGAGGTATTGGTTTTACTCTCAAGTGCAGGTATCGTAGCACCAAAGTCATTTAAAGTAAAAGCAAAGATAGCGCTTTTTAAAATGCTCAAACCTTTCTTTCCTAAAAGTTTTTATCGCTTTTTTGCAACGAAAGATGTGGATGGCATGAGTCAGACAATGTATGAAATATTAAAACGTGTTGTTAATGAAGATTTTAGTGAACAATTCCTTACCTGTAAAGCCAAAACATTTATTTTTTGGGGTAAAAATGATGCCGCCACCCCTTTGGCGAGTGGAGAAAAAATGCATACTTTAATAACGGGGAGCCATTTCTTTCCATTAGAAGGAGATCACTTTTTCTTCTTAAAACAGAATAAACAGATTGAAAAAACGCTTTTGGAGATTGGATTTTGA
- a CDS encoding D-alanine--D-alanine ligase has protein sequence MTVAVLFGAQSFEHEISVVSAIALKKVLKSDIVYIFCDYHRDFYLIPTDKITSKRFSSGEYKKDRSLYLKQGGFYAKKMIGEEKVAFDVMINLVHGQDGEDGKLSSMLDFFGVPYIGPRTEGSCISYNKLFTKLYAKEVGVNVLDYQALRKGSNETIRIPYPFIVKPLRLGSSIGIGIVKEEKELSYALDVAFEFDDTVLIEPFISGVKEYNLAGCKTNVFHFSIIEEPQKEEFLDFDKKYLDFSRTKRVNEATLDTQAEEGIREAFVKLYDPLFLGALIRCDFFVIDGVTYLNEINPIPGSMANYLFDDFDSIINNLSKWLPKSISMPKEYRYINSIQAAKGK, from the coding sequence ATGACTGTAGCCGTTTTATTTGGCGCCCAAAGTTTTGAACATGAAATCAGCGTGGTAAGTGCCATTGCTCTAAAAAAAGTACTTAAAAGTGATATCGTTTATATTTTTTGTGATTATCATCGTGATTTTTATTTAATTCCTACGGATAAAATTACCTCAAAACGCTTTAGCAGTGGTGAGTATAAAAAAGACAGATCACTTTATTTAAAGCAAGGTGGTTTTTATGCTAAAAAAATGATTGGTGAAGAAAAAGTTGCTTTTGATGTGATGATCAACCTCGTGCATGGACAAGACGGTGAAGATGGAAAGTTAAGCTCCATGCTTGATTTCTTTGGTGTACCATACATTGGACCTCGAACGGAAGGCAGTTGTATCAGTTACAATAAACTCTTTACTAAGTTGTATGCTAAAGAAGTAGGGGTCAATGTTTTGGATTATCAAGCATTGCGCAAAGGAAGTAATGAGACCATTAGAATTCCTTACCCTTTCATTGTTAAACCTTTGCGACTTGGAAGCTCTATTGGTATTGGTATCGTAAAAGAGGAAAAAGAGCTCTCTTATGCACTTGATGTTGCGTTTGAATTTGACGATACTGTTTTAATTGAGCCCTTTATCAGTGGTGTAAAAGAGTACAATCTTGCAGGATGCAAGACGAATGTATTTCATTTCTCTATTATTGAAGAGCCACAAAAGGAGGAGTTTTTAGACTTTGATAAAAAGTATTTAGACTTTTCGCGTACCAAAAGAGTGAATGAAGCTACACTGGATACTCAAGCAGAAGAGGGCATTCGTGAAGCGTTTGTTAAGCTTTATGATCCACTCTTCTTAGGCGCACTGATTCGTTGTGATTTCTTTGTCATTGATGGTGTCACCTACCTTAATGAAATCAACCCAATCCCTGGTAGTATGGCAAATTACCTCTTTGATGACTTTGATAGTATTATCAACAATCTCTCGAAATGGTTACCAAAAAGTATCTCTATGCCTAAAGAGTACCGCTATATCAACTCTATTCAAGCAGCTAAAGGTAAGTAA
- a CDS encoding FapA family protein, producing the protein MGLFDKIKGNNTDGTTQSDGDTSEFKSIVIDTINVIKELKNVAAANHLKPTELSFKLLRTTTYYSDEKSENNEMNEEELKLLLDDSFLLNPNLKLTQHYRVEIYKIADQEDDHTILPDITLSGNKSLTKIIAMVAQSHDVKYTSKLEEKMIEDIQIKKIKAGILVGIRDQNMYKEVKKIVANIRVNGIIDQNQTFVVCQGVDEVPSINDDLIYHYKKKINAKSSDGKVDYSKRGFVLAVEKDECIIEYIKPQMGTPGRNCRGAYIPVKEPRKANDIPIGISANLTKKESETSIKYIANRGGYVNFDKGNYDIQDQMEINEISFKSTGSIDANLGSNIKINIKESDILKDAIGAGMSVETTEVHVQGNIGSGARIKAKIAEIGGQTHQTAYIEADKIIISVHRGEANGSDVEIDRLEGGKVIGDTVHVKQMIGGEIIAKVVKIDNLMSNAKITASEILEVTELKGTNNKFIIDPSVTKEFNELIESINKKIQKLEEELKAFPRQLSAKKEFIEKNKPMAEMVKDKIMELKRTGVEPPVTLFAKIKDFQEKVIDYNTFLQTFKDKKEELQEYRDELNKVQNKVFAAKIINHSAWKEFNEVRFRLISPPKDVTYNPKEREIAREITLKDMGNGEHRIIRSGEYSSK; encoded by the coding sequence TTGGGGCTATTTGATAAGATTAAAGGTAACAATACGGACGGAACAACACAAAGTGATGGTGATACGTCTGAATTTAAATCCATTGTAATAGACACTATCAATGTTATTAAAGAACTTAAAAATGTTGCTGCTGCAAATCACCTCAAACCGACAGAGCTTTCTTTTAAGCTTCTTCGCACCACAACTTATTATAGCGATGAAAAAAGCGAAAATAATGAAATGAATGAAGAAGAGTTAAAGCTTTTACTCGATGATAGCTTTTTGCTCAACCCAAATCTCAAACTTACACAACATTATCGTGTTGAAATTTATAAAATTGCTGATCAAGAAGATGATCACACAATTTTGCCCGATATAACACTCAGTGGCAATAAAAGCCTTACCAAAATCATCGCTATGGTTGCGCAAAGTCATGATGTGAAGTACACTTCAAAACTTGAAGAAAAGATGATTGAAGATATTCAAATCAAAAAGATTAAAGCGGGTATTTTAGTAGGTATTCGCGATCAAAATATGTATAAAGAGGTCAAAAAAATTGTTGCCAATATTAGAGTTAATGGCATCATAGATCAAAACCAAACTTTTGTCGTATGCCAAGGTGTCGATGAAGTGCCTTCCATCAATGATGACCTTATCTATCACTATAAGAAGAAAATCAATGCTAAAAGTTCAGATGGCAAGGTTGATTATTCTAAGAGAGGGTTTGTGCTAGCGGTTGAAAAAGATGAGTGTATTATCGAATACATTAAACCGCAAATGGGCACACCTGGTCGTAATTGCAGGGGCGCTTATATACCTGTAAAAGAGCCTCGTAAAGCTAACGATATTCCTATTGGTATTAGTGCTAATCTGACTAAAAAAGAGAGTGAAACAAGTATCAAATATATTGCCAATCGTGGTGGTTATGTTAATTTCGATAAAGGCAATTATGACATTCAAGACCAGATGGAAATCAACGAAATCAGTTTTAAATCCACAGGTTCAATTGATGCCAATCTTGGCTCAAATATCAAGATCAATATTAAAGAAAGCGATATTCTCAAAGATGCTATAGGTGCAGGTATGAGTGTTGAAACGACCGAAGTGCATGTCCAAGGAAATATCGGTAGTGGCGCAAGAATTAAAGCTAAAATTGCTGAAATTGGCGGACAAACACATCAAACTGCCTATATTGAAGCCGATAAAATCATTATTTCTGTACACCGTGGTGAGGCGAATGGTTCTGATGTCGAAATCGACCGTTTAGAAGGTGGCAAAGTTATCGGTGATACAGTACATGTAAAACAGATGATTGGTGGTGAGATCATCGCTAAGGTTGTTAAAATCGATAATCTTATGTCCAATGCAAAAATCACAGCTTCAGAAATTTTGGAAGTGACGGAGCTTAAAGGAACCAATAATAAATTTATCATTGATCCAAGTGTTACCAAAGAGTTTAATGAACTGATAGAATCTATCAATAAAAAAATTCAAAAACTCGAAGAAGAACTCAAAGCCTTTCCTAGGCAGTTAAGCGCTAAAAAAGAGTTTATTGAAAAAAATAAGCCAATGGCTGAAATGGTAAAAGACAAAATTATGGAGCTCAAACGTACAGGCGTTGAACCTCCTGTAACTCTTTTTGCAAAGATTAAAGATTTTCAAGAAAAAGTGATTGATTACAATACCTTCTTGCAGACATTCAAGGATAAAAAAGAGGAATTGCAAGAATATCGTGATGAGTTAAATAAAGTTCAAAATAAAGTCTTCGCCGCAAAAATTATCAACCATTCGGCATGGAAAGAGTTCAATGAGGTACGCTTCAGACTGATTTCCCCTCCTAAAGATGTGACTTATAACCCTAAAGAGCGTGAAATTGCTCGCGAAATTACCTTGAAAGATATGGGTAATGGAGAGCATAGAATCATTCGCTCAGGTGAGTATAGCAGCAAATGA
- the ruvA gene encoding Holliday junction branch migration protein RuvA has translation MIVGIEGKVVKKEVTFVYIKTSSGLTYKVFVSLSCIGKINTDVIALHVTQIIREDQHSLYGFIDENEKKVFDTLIKLNGIGPSTALAVCSTLSPDDFAQALVSQNVQAFQKVPGIGPKSAKRILVELSDFSLQLSLDEHSSGSMVEASLALESLGFKKEMIKKALSSCQGSDTQTLIKEALRKLS, from the coding sequence ATGATAGTTGGCATTGAAGGAAAAGTCGTCAAAAAAGAGGTGACGTTTGTTTATATTAAAACGTCCTCTGGGCTTACGTATAAAGTTTTTGTTTCGTTGTCGTGTATTGGAAAAATTAACACAGATGTTATAGCTTTACATGTAACGCAAATTATCAGAGAAGATCAACATAGCTTGTATGGTTTTATAGATGAAAATGAGAAAAAAGTATTTGATACACTCATTAAACTTAATGGCATTGGCCCATCAACAGCCCTTGCCGTTTGCTCAACGCTCAGTCCTGATGATTTTGCACAAGCACTAGTGAGTCAAAATGTTCAAGCTTTTCAAAAAGTTCCTGGCATTGGACCGAAGAGTGCAAAACGCATTTTAGTAGAACTGAGTGATTTTTCATTGCAATTAAGCCTTGATGAGCATAGTTCAGGAAGCATGGTTGAAGCTTCTTTGGCACTTGAAAGTCTTGGATTTAAGAAAGAGATGATCAAAAAAGCACTGAGCAGTTGCCAAGGCTCAGATACCCAAACACTTATCAAAGAAGCTCTTAGAAAATTAAGTTAG
- a CDS encoding acylphosphatase, with protein MNTYRLMVTGRVQGVNYRRFVVDMAHALNYVGYVKNRNDGSVEVVMNCEYEEDLEFFISKLYDGSMFSDVHDVTCQKIDYLIFDDFEKR; from the coding sequence TTGAATACGTATAGATTAATGGTTACTGGACGCGTACAGGGTGTTAATTATCGCCGCTTTGTGGTCGATATGGCACATGCTTTGAATTACGTTGGGTATGTTAAAAATAGGAATGATGGAAGCGTTGAAGTGGTTATGAATTGTGAGTATGAGGAAGACTTGGAATTTTTTATAAGTAAGCTCTATGATGGCTCAATGTTTTCAGACGTTCATGATGTTACATGTCAAAAGATTGATTATTTGATCTTTGATGATTTTGAAAAGAGATAA
- a CDS encoding type II toxin-antitoxin system Phd/YefM family antitoxin: MTYAKNEIMTATDMVRNFSSVLGSLSKGENKRVVIVKNNRFEAIMITVDEYEKMSEAVNILEKIYASTKKKSDG; encoded by the coding sequence ATGACCTATGCTAAGAATGAGATAATGACGGCAACTGACATGGTGCGCAACTTTAGCTCTGTGTTAGGAAGCCTCAGTAAGGGCGAAAACAAGCGTGTTGTTATCGTAAAAAATAACCGTTTTGAGGCGATTATGATTACGGTGGACGAGTATGAAAAAATGAGCGAAGCGGTTAATATTTTGGAGAAAATTTACGCCAGCACAAAAAAGAAGAGTGATGGCTAA